One window from the genome of Pyrus communis chromosome 16, drPyrComm1.1, whole genome shotgun sequence encodes:
- the LOC137719478 gene encoding protein DETOXIFICATION 34-like, whose product MIDEVDDAGSSLEPADLHHAPPAFIGSSDGDYPVIHTFQDAKSICFVETTKLWSIAGPIAFNILCNYGVNSFTNIFVGHIGNVELSAVAISLSVISNFSFGFLLGMASALETLCGQAFGAGQVDMLGVYMQRSWIILFAACIAILPLYIYSAPVLKLLGQEDDIADLAGKFSIQTIPQMFSLAINFPTQKFLQAQSKVGVLAWIGFISLIAHIGILFLFIKVFGWGTGGAAAAYDISAWGMALAQVVYIVGWCTDGWKGLSWLAFKELWSFAKLSIASAVMLCLEIWYFMTIIVLTGHLDNPVIAVGSLSICMNVNGWEGMLFIGINAAISVRVSNELGSAHPRAAKYSVIITILESLLIGMIFALVILAAKDHFAIIFTESKEMQQAVSRLAFLLSVTMLLNSVQPVISGVAVGGGWQALVAYINLFCYYIVGLPLGFLLGYRTSLRVEGIWIGMIFGTLLQTLILLYIVYNTNWNKEVEQASERMRQWTGEELGDPKKWNGQENGLQTQTI is encoded by the exons ATGATTGATGAAGTGGATGACGCAGGCTCATCCCTTGAACCTGCAGACCTCCACCATGCTCCTCCCGCGTTCATTGGGTCCAGTGATGGAGATTATCCGGTAATTCACACCTTCCAGGATGCCAAGAGCATATGTTTTGTAGAGACCACAAAGCTTTGGTCAATTGCAGGGCCAATTGCCTTTAACATATTGTGCAACTACGGTGTCAACTCCTTCACAAACATCTTTGTTGGGCATATAGGAAATGTGGAGCTCTCTGCCGTTGCAATTTCTCTCTCTGTCATTTCCAATTTTTCGTTCGGCTTCCTG CTTGGTATGGCAAGTGCACTTGAAACACTATGTGGGCAGGCATTTGGTGCTGGGCAAGTAGACATGCTAGGGGTGTACATGCAGCGCTCGTGGATAATCCTTTTCGCTGCCTGCATTGCTATACTACCACTTTACATCTACTCCGCGCCAGTCCTAAAACTCCTAGGCCAAGAGGATGACATTGCAGACCTAGCCGGGAAATTCTCCATCCAAACCATCCCTCAAATGTTTTCCCTTGCCATCAACTTCCCAACTCagaagttcttgcaggcacagaGCAAGGTTGGAGTTCTTGCATGGATTGGTTTCATCTCTCTGATAGCACACATAGGAATCCTCTTTCTCTTCATAAAAGTTTTCGGGTGGGGAACCGGCGGTGCAGCTGCAGCGTACGATATCTCAGCCTGGGGGATGGCATTGGCTCAGGTGGTCTATATAGTCGGTTGGTGTACTGACGGCTGGAAGGGGTTGTCATGGCTGGCCTTCAAGGAATTGTGGTCTTTTGCAAAACTCTCTATTGCTTCAGCTGTCATGCTTTGCTTGGAGATTTGGTATTTCATGACCATAATTGTTCTCACTGGACACCTTGACAATCCTGTTATTGCAGTTGGCTCCCTTTCAATCTG CATGAATGTGAATGGATGGGAAGGTATGTTGTTTATTGGGATCAATGCAGCAATAAG CGTTCGAGTCTCCAATGAGCTTGGATCAGCACATCCTAGAGCTGCAAAATACTCAGTCATTATCACCATCCTTGAGTCTCTCCTCATTGGGATGATTTTTGCACTGGTTATCTTGGCAGCCAAGGATCATTTTGCCATCATCTTTACTGAAAGCAAAGAGATGCAACAAGCCGTCTCTCGTTTAGCCTTTCTACTCAGTGTTACAATGCTCCTCAATAGTGTTCAGCCAGTTATATCTG GTGTTGCTGTTGGAGGAGGTTGGCAAGCTTTGGTGGCTTACAtaaatttgttttgttattatATTGTTGGGCTACCTCTAGGGTTTCTTTTGGGTTACCGTACAAGTTTGAGAGTGGAG GGAATTTGGATTGGTATGATATTTGGGACATTATTGCAGACACTGATCCTCTTGTACATCGTTTACAATACCAATTGGAACAAAGAG GTAGAACAAGCCTCAGAAAGAATGCGGCAATGGACTGGAGAAGAACTAGGTGATCCGAAAAAATGGAATGGACAAGAAAATGGATTACAAACTCAAACTATAtag